From the genome of Pectobacterium atrosepticum:
AAATACCCGTGCCGTCGCTGATATCAGCAGGAAGCGTTCTTATGCCCGATCGCCCTTCCAGCAGCCTGCGCCAGACTATATCTGTACCGCACCCCAGAGGACTGATAATGCCGCAGCCGGTTACCACTATTCGCTTATGATTTGTTAGCGTCATCGTTAAATCCTCATCATTTCAGTCGATGTATTTAGGGCCGCCGAGTCGAAGTACGGCGACCACATCCGCATCAGTGTCACGCAGTAGCCTGTTGTTCTACACGCTTCTGGTCATCGGGACGTATCTTGAACCAGATGGCATACATTGCAGGCAGGAATACCAACGTGATGATGGTGCCGCCAAATGTCCCGCCAATCAGGGTATAAGCCAGCGTTCCCCAGAAGACAGAATGCGTCAGCGGGATAAACGCCAGTATGGCGGCCATCGCCGTGAGCAACACGGGCCGGGCTCGCTGTACTGTCGCTTCCACCACCGCGTGGAACGGCGCTAGCCCTTCCTGCTCGTTGTGATGGATCTGCCCTATCAGGATCAAGGTGTTACGCATTAGGATGCCCGACAGAGCAATCAGTCCCACAAGCGCATTGATACCAAACGGCTGATTGAAGATCAGCAGCGTTGGCACCACCCCAATCAGCCCCAGTGGCGCGGTGAGGAAGACCATTACCATCGCCGACATCGAGCGCACCTGAAGGATGATTATCAACAGCGTCATGGCAATCATGATGGGGAACAGCGGAGCCATCGCCCCGGTGGCTTTTGCCGACTCTTCAATTGGCCCCGCCTGCTCAATGCGATATCCGGCCGGAAGTGTATCGATGACGGGCTGTAACTGTTTCAGGATCGCCGTCGAGACATCCGGCGGTTGCAGATTTTCAGCGATATCACCGCGCACGGTGAACGTCGGGGTACGATCGCGACGGCGCAGAATAGGGTCTTCCATCTGCACACCGACATCCCCTATCTGTGACAAAGGAATACGCTGACCGGCAGAACCCACCAGAGTAAAACCTGCTATTTTTTCAGGATCGAGTCGGATATTCCCCGCCGCGCGTGCCATAACTTGCACCGAACGGATATCTTCACGCACAGACGTGATCGGAACGCCCGATAGCAGGAACTGAAGCTGCTGAGCAACAGCATTCGATGTCAATCCCACCGCCTGCAGGCGGTCCTGATTGAGCGTAAAATGCAGCGTCGGCACCTGCGGGCCCCAGTCGGTGTTGACGGTTCTCATCATCGGACTACCCAGCATCACCTTTTCTACCTTGCCTGCAATCTCGCGTAGCTGAGCGGGATCCGGCCCCATGACACGGTAGGCAACCGGATAAGGTGAATTCGGGCCAAACACCAGTTGCGTCACACGCACCAGCGCCTCGGGTGCCAGGCCCTCAGCAGCGACTTCACGAAGCCGGAATTTCAGCGCCTCACGCGCTTCTGGGTTGTCCGTCAGCACAACAATTTTCGCAAAAGACGGATCGGGCAGCTCTGGTGCCATGGCTAGGAAGAAACGGGGTGAGCCCTGCCCGATATAGGACGTCACGATTTTTGCCTCTTTCTGATTCTTCAGCCAGGCTTCAACTTTTGCGGCGGCGGCGCTGGTCTGCTCAATCGACGTACCATACGGCATCTGGATTTCTACCAGCACCTCTGGGCGATCGGAGGTCGGGAAAAATTGTTTTTTCACCAGCCCCATGCCAAGAATAGCGACAGTGAAAACGGCAATAACGGTGCCTGCCACTACCCATTTGCGCGCGATGACCTGCGTCAGCAATCGGCGAAAGCGGTTGTAATGTCGAGTGTCGTAGATGGCCGCGTGCCCACCCTCAACCGTTTTGATGTTCGGCAGCATTTTCACGCCCAGATAAGGCGTAAATACCACCGCGACCACCCACGAAGCAATCAGGGCAATCCCCACAATCCAGAACATGTTGCTGGTGTACTCACCGGCGGTGGATTGCGCGAAACCGTTGGGCATAAAACCGACTGCCGTCACCAGCGTGCCGGCCAGCATCGGTGCCGCCGTGTGACTCCAGGCATAGGCCGAGGCTTTAACGCGGTCATAGCCCTCTTCCATTTTCACCACCATCATTTCGATGGCGATGATGGCATCATCTACCAACAACCCCAGCGCCAGAATCAATGAACCCAGCGTAATACGGTCGAAGTTTTTGCCGGAAGCCTCCATCACCACGAAGACGATAGCCAGCGTCAACGGCACGGCAGCAGCGACCACCACTCCCACGCGCCAGCCCATACTGACAAAGCAGACCACCATCACAACGAGCAGCGCGACGAAAAATTTGATCATGAACTCGTCGACGGACGAACTGATATTCACTGACTGATCGGTAACTTTCGTGAACGTCATGCCGAGTGGCATGCCTTCATTGATTTTTGCCGTCTCGACATCCAGTGACTTACCCAAATCCAGACCGTTCCAGCCCTCACGCATAATGATACCCAGCAACAGTGCGGGTTCACTCTGGTTGCGGACCAGGAAGGTCGCCGGATCTTCGTAGCCACGTTCAACCGTCGCCACATCTGAGAGTTTCAGTGTCCTGCCCTGTACGACGATTGGCGTTTCGCGGATCTTTTCTAGTTTGTCGAAGGCGCCATCTAGGCGGATAAAGACCTGCGGCCCGTTGGTGTCAATCGAACCGGCAGGCGTCAATACGTTCTGGCTGTTGAGAACGGAAAAAATATCCTGCGGAGCAATGCCCAGCGTTGCCAGCCGGTCATGAGAGAACGAGACAAAGATGCGCTCAGCCTGCTCGCCGATAATATTGACTTTCTTCACTCCCGGCACATGAAGCAGACGCTGGCGCAACGATTCCGCATCACGGACCAGCAGCCGCTGTGGCTCCCCTTTCGCCTTCAACGCAAAGAGCGAAAAAGTAACATCGGAGAATTCGTCGTTAACCATCGGTCCGATCACACCTGCCGGCAGATTCTTCGCTTCATCGCCGAGCTTCTTACGCGCCTGATAAAATTCTTCCTGCACCTGTGAAGGCGGTGTACCGTCCTGCAATGACAGCATGGTAAAAGCCAGTCCAGGGCGCGTGTAAGTCTCACTACGGTCATACCACTTGAGCTCTTGCATACGCTTTTCAAGCGGTTCGGCTACCTGATCCTGCATTTCCTGCGCGGTAGCACCCGGCCAGGCAGAAACAATCGTCATCTGCTTGACCGTAAACGGTGGGTCTTCCGCTCGGCCCAGTTCGAAGAACGACAGAATGCCGGCCACGGTAATCAGGATGATAAGAAATAAGGTGATTGAGCGCTCGCGGACGGCGAGTGCCGAAAGATTGAATCGCCCCTCGCTCATGGTTGGCCCCCGGCGACACTGACATCACTTTGTGCAACCGTGCGGACGGCCTCACCGTCATGCAACAGATGTGCGCCTAAAGCCACAATCTGTTCACCGGGCTGTAGGCCGCTAGTCACTCTCGCCGTGTCATCCCCCAACCCAATCACCTGAACAGGATGCCACGACACTTTGGCAGGTTTGTCTGAAATACCCCAGACACCCGGCCCTTTCCCCGCATCATAAATCGCGGCGATAGGCACCTGAAGAACCTGCGCAGGTAACTTGCCTTCAGCAATATTGAGTGTGACGGTGGAGCCAAGCGGTGCGCTCGCCAACGCGCCCTCAAGGACATACCTCGCCTCGAAGGTGCGCGTCACAGGGTCTGCCGCATCGGAGAGGAGGCGCAGTTTCGCTGGAACTGACTGTTTATCGATACCGTACAGCGTGGCCTGAGCCTCGCTCCCAACAGCTGGACGTAGTGTCTCTGGCAATTGCACGATAGCCTCCCGCTGCCCCGCTCGCGCCAGTCGGACAACAGGCTGCCCTGCACTGACCACCTGCCCAGGTTCAGCCAGCGTGTCTACCACCACGCCGTCGGCATCGGCCAGCAGTACGGCATACCCCGTAGCATTACGCGCCACATCGGCCTGAGCCTGCGCGGCGCTCAGATCCGCTTTCGCCGTCTCAGCAGCAGCCTTTATCTGATCGTAGGCTGAAGCGGATATAGCACCTGCAGTGACCAGGCCACGATAACGAGCTTCGTCATCGATCGCCTGTTTGGCTCGGGCACGGGCCGCGGTAACAGCCTGCTGCTGGGCTTGTGCCTGCAAACTGAGATCGATGGGGTCCAAACGCATCAAAGGCTGACTGCGTTTCACGGTCTGCCCGGTATCCACCAGACGTTCAAGGATTTTGCCCTGCACTCTAAAGCCAAGGTCGCTTTGAACTCGGGCGACAACAACGCCAGTGAATGCACGGGAAGCATCAACGGCGCTCACCACGGTAGCCGCTCTCACCAGAGGAGGCAGATTGCGGGGATCGTCGACGTCAGAAGCGTCGCCACACGCCACCAGGGCGAGAGGCAACAGGCAAACAGCAATAGTGGCAGATTTGAGCCGAAGCATGGGTTCCCTTATCAAATTAGCAGGACAGTAACCGCATTCTCCAACCAGTGACCAAATTTGTCAATGGTCACAATCTTTAAGGTGCCAGACTCCGTAATATCAACGATGGTAGTAATACAGCAGCTGACGCTGACGTATCCAAATTGTATTGCAGTTGAACAGGACAAACATAAGGGCGCATGACCAGATAGATGGCATGTGCCGCCTCATCCAGCGGCGTCTTGCGTTCGAATTCCCCGGACTGTCGTCCCTCAAGAAGAATTTGTTGAACAAGCTGGCGTAGATTTTCTTCATATCTCGCTGCTGAAGGCCACCTGTCGCGAGAGGATACAGCGGCGATGTCATACAGCTTGCGATCGTGAAAAAATAAGTCGCCGCCCGCGTCTATCAAGGCTTTGAACAGGCGTCTCAGTTTTTCTGAAGCCGTTGGCACATCCGCGATCGCTGAATTGACAATATCCATAATCATTGCCAATCGATTAGCGCAGATCATCTCACCGATCGCCTGCTTAGAATCAAAAAATTTGTAGATGTATGCCTTAGAAAACCCAATCGCCTTGGCTAGATCGGACACCGTTGTCTTCTCATAGCCAAAGTGTCCGAAGTGCTCAGTGGCAGCTTCCACAACCTGATCTCGGACGCTATGGTCCGACGGCCCACGTGGGGGATGTGCATTCGTATGTTTAGTCATTTTTCAAGCTTATCTCACCGAGCCCTGATTGACAACAAGTGACCAATTGATAATATAGTCACAATCGTTAAACTCAAGGAATTACTATGTTACCCCTCCGTACCCTTGCCTTGGTTGTGACTACTAGCGTAATGGCGGGTTGCGCGGTTGGACCGGATTATCATCGTCCGGACGCGCCACTCGCGGATCGTTATCAGGCGCAATCCGCCGCACAGCAATCTTTCGCAAAACAAGGAAACGCAAACCAGACTGCCAACATTGCCGTCTGGTGGGAAAGCTTTAATGATCCCTTACTGAGTGAGTTAGTTTCAAGGGCTCTCGCACAGAATCTTGATTTAGCCCAAGCGTCCGCACGGATGACTCAGGCACGTGCTGGGCTTGGCGCGGCAACAGCGGCTCTGCTGCCATCAGGTAACGTCAGCGGACAGGCCACTCGCGCGTATCAGTCGGTTGAAACCGCACAAGGCCGGTTGCTCAACTCGGTTCCTGGCTACAATCGCTACGGCAATGCCTATGAAACCGACCTCAACGCAAGCTGGGAGATTGACGTTTTCGGTGGTCTGCGACGCGATCGTCAGGCGGCACTGGCTGACTATCAGGCTTCAGAGGCTGGCGTAACAGCCACGCGGCTGGCCGTCGCCGCGCAGACTGCCGATATTTATATCGCCCTGCGCGGGTTACAAACTCGTTTGAAGATAGCCAATCGGCAGGTTAATACACAGCAAGAATTGCTAGAAAAAGTGCAGCTACTCCACAGCAAAGGGCTAGCCGCAGAGTATCAAGTCCGCCAGACCGAAGGCTCACTTTCACAGGTTCAGGCAACCGTGCCCGTTCTCCAAACGGGTATCGATGCTGCGATGAACGCGTTGGACGTCATGCTCGGCACGCCTCCTGGAACCTATCGTAATCAGTTGGCTTCTTCGGGTCCTATTCCACAGCCCCCACAGCTCATATCAACAGGGACACCTGCCGATCTGCTGCGTCGTAGACCCGATATTATCGTAGCCGAACGCCATCTCGCGGCGTCCAACGCGCGCATCGGGGTCGCCATCAGCGAGTATTATCCTAAATTTTCACTCAACGCATTACTCGGTAGCGCAACATCGGTGTCGAGCGGCAACCTGTTCTCCAACGGTGCCAGCCAATCGGCGGGTGTATTGGGGCTGCGCTGGCGACTCTTCGATTTCGGCCGTATTAACGCTCAGATCGATCAGGCTAAGGGGCAGGAAGCCGAAGCATTGGCAGCTTACCGTCTGTCAGTATTAAGCGCGACCGAAGACGTTGAGAACGCACTCTCGGCGCTGCTCAATCGTGAGACGCAGACAACAACATTAACCGCAGGCGAAACGGCGTTGGCTAGCGCACGCCAATCATCTTTCATCGCTTACCAGAAAGGGACCGCCAGCCTGATTGACGTCCTGCATAACGATGAAACCCTGTTGCAGACTTCCGACGCCAGAGCGCAGGCCCAGACGGAATCTGCACGCGCAGCGGTCGCTACGTTTAGGGCGCTCGGCGGTGGCTGGCAGCCTCCAGAAACCGCTGCGAAGATGCTCTAATATATCCATGTACCGGTGCGCAAACATGCCATCGACTAACACCTGCACAGCTCACAATAAATAACCGGAGTGATTAACATGACAGCAAAAAACAATGCGTGGGTGCTCATCACAGGGGCTTCAGGCGGATTTGGCGAAGAGTTCGCGCGTCAATATGCCGCGCAGGGAAAATCACTCATTCTGGTGGCTCGGCGGCTCAATAAGCTTGAATTGCTGGCAGCAGAATTGCGGGAGCGTTTTAACATTGATGTGATGGTTGAACAGGCCGATCTTTCTGTGATGACCGCAATTAGCGATCTGCACAGTCGACTGCGGGAACAAAATATTGTGGTTGATATATTAATTAACAATGCTGGCCATGGTTTGCAGGGCAGCTTTTTGGATCAACCACTGGATGACGCGCTGGACATGATCAATCTGGATATCGCAAGTTTGACAGCAATGACTCGGCTCTTTGCAGAAGATATGCGCGTCAGGCGGAAAGGACATATTTTGATGGTCGCCAGCCTGTTGTCTTATCAGGGCGTAAAGAATTTTGCCGTTTACTCAGCAGCGAAAGCGTATGTGCTCCGGTTCTCCGATGCTCTGCATCGTGAGCTTAAAGACGACGGCATCATTGTCACCGCGCTTTGTCCGGGTATGTCTGACACTGGCTTTGCTACCGTCGCCAACCAGAAAATAACCCCTCTATTAAAAGGGGCAATGATGCAGCCTAAACCGGTTGTACAAGCCGGCATCCGAGCGCTTCAGGCTGGGCGAATGAGCGTTGTTCCGGGGATGGGAAATAAGGCAATTACATTGCTGACCTGGGCAACGCCACGCTGGTTACATCAGGCCATCATGGCCCGTGTGATGGGTGTATAAAACGCGGCCTGAACGCGTGTATGGATCAAAGAAGAATGAAAGCAATGAAGCGCTTAGCATGAAATCAAAAGGTCAAGATCGGGTATGGAAACCCGCATGTAAAGTCATCGTAAGGCAACATATCCTCATGGATTATCTTGCCTCAGATTTTATATCCCTAATACGGCGCCTTTCTTCAGCCCAGTCGATCAATGCTTCCATCGCGGGCCCCAAAGCAATGCCCATGTCGCTCAGCGTATATTCAACTCTGGGTGGCACTTGCGGATAAATTGTACGTATGACTATGCCATCGCTCTCCAGTTGCCGAAGC
Proteins encoded in this window:
- a CDS encoding efflux RND transporter permease subunit, giving the protein MSEGRFNLSALAVRERSITLFLIILITVAGILSFFELGRAEDPPFTVKQMTIVSAWPGATAQEMQDQVAEPLEKRMQELKWYDRSETYTRPGLAFTMLSLQDGTPPSQVQEEFYQARKKLGDEAKNLPAGVIGPMVNDEFSDVTFSLFALKAKGEPQRLLVRDAESLRQRLLHVPGVKKVNIIGEQAERIFVSFSHDRLATLGIAPQDIFSVLNSQNVLTPAGSIDTNGPQVFIRLDGAFDKLEKIRETPIVVQGRTLKLSDVATVERGYEDPATFLVRNQSEPALLLGIIMREGWNGLDLGKSLDVETAKINEGMPLGMTFTKVTDQSVNISSSVDEFMIKFFVALLVVMVVCFVSMGWRVGVVVAAAVPLTLAIVFVVMEASGKNFDRITLGSLILALGLLVDDAIIAIEMMVVKMEEGYDRVKASAYAWSHTAAPMLAGTLVTAVGFMPNGFAQSTAGEYTSNMFWIVGIALIASWVVAVVFTPYLGVKMLPNIKTVEGGHAAIYDTRHYNRFRRLLTQVIARKWVVAGTVIAVFTVAILGMGLVKKQFFPTSDRPEVLVEIQMPYGTSIEQTSAAAAKVEAWLKNQKEAKIVTSYIGQGSPRFFLAMAPELPDPSFAKIVVLTDNPEAREALKFRLREVAAEGLAPEALVRVTQLVFGPNSPYPVAYRVMGPDPAQLREIAGKVEKVMLGSPMMRTVNTDWGPQVPTLHFTLNQDRLQAVGLTSNAVAQQLQFLLSGVPITSVREDIRSVQVMARAAGNIRLDPEKIAGFTLVGSAGQRIPLSQIGDVGVQMEDPILRRRDRTPTFTVRGDIAENLQPPDVSTAILKQLQPVIDTLPAGYRIEQAGPIEESAKATGAMAPLFPIMIAMTLLIIILQVRSMSAMVMVFLTAPLGLIGVVPTLLIFNQPFGINALVGLIALSGILMRNTLILIGQIHHNEQEGLAPFHAVVEATVQRARPVLLTAMAAILAFIPLTHSVFWGTLAYTLIGGTFGGTIITLVFLPAMYAIWFKIRPDDQKRVEQQATA
- a CDS encoding efflux RND transporter periplasmic adaptor subunit, with protein sequence MLRLKSATIAVCLLPLALVACGDASDVDDPRNLPPLVRAATVVSAVDASRAFTGVVVARVQSDLGFRVQGKILERLVDTGQTVKRSQPLMRLDPIDLSLQAQAQQQAVTAARARAKQAIDDEARYRGLVTAGAISASAYDQIKAAAETAKADLSAAQAQADVARNATGYAVLLADADGVVVDTLAEPGQVVSAGQPVVRLARAGQREAIVQLPETLRPAVGSEAQATLYGIDKQSVPAKLRLLSDAADPVTRTFEARYVLEGALASAPLGSTVTLNIAEGKLPAQVLQVPIAAIYDAGKGPGVWGISDKPAKVSWHPVQVIGLGDDTARVTSGLQPGEQIVALGAHLLHDGEAVRTVAQSDVSVAGGQP
- a CDS encoding TetR/AcrR family transcriptional regulator, which encodes MTKHTNAHPPRGPSDHSVRDQVVEAATEHFGHFGYEKTTVSDLAKAIGFSKAYIYKFFDSKQAIGEMICANRLAMIMDIVNSAIADVPTASEKLRRLFKALIDAGGDLFFHDRKLYDIAAVSSRDRWPSAARYEENLRQLVQQILLEGRQSGEFERKTPLDEAAHAIYLVMRPYVCPVQLQYNLDTSASAAVLLPSLILRSLAP
- a CDS encoding efflux transporter outer membrane subunit — encoded protein: MLPLRTLALVVTTSVMAGCAVGPDYHRPDAPLADRYQAQSAAQQSFAKQGNANQTANIAVWWESFNDPLLSELVSRALAQNLDLAQASARMTQARAGLGAATAALLPSGNVSGQATRAYQSVETAQGRLLNSVPGYNRYGNAYETDLNASWEIDVFGGLRRDRQAALADYQASEAGVTATRLAVAAQTADIYIALRGLQTRLKIANRQVNTQQELLEKVQLLHSKGLAAEYQVRQTEGSLSQVQATVPVLQTGIDAAMNALDVMLGTPPGTYRNQLASSGPIPQPPQLISTGTPADLLRRRPDIIVAERHLAASNARIGVAISEYYPKFSLNALLGSATSVSSGNLFSNGASQSAGVLGLRWRLFDFGRINAQIDQAKGQEAEALAAYRLSVLSATEDVENALSALLNRETQTTTLTAGETALASARQSSFIAYQKGTASLIDVLHNDETLLQTSDARAQAQTESARAAVATFRALGGGWQPPETAAKML
- a CDS encoding SDR family oxidoreductase, translated to MTAKNNAWVLITGASGGFGEEFARQYAAQGKSLILVARRLNKLELLAAELRERFNIDVMVEQADLSVMTAISDLHSRLREQNIVVDILINNAGHGLQGSFLDQPLDDALDMINLDIASLTAMTRLFAEDMRVRRKGHILMVASLLSYQGVKNFAVYSAAKAYVLRFSDALHRELKDDGIIVTALCPGMSDTGFATVANQKITPLLKGAMMQPKPVVQAGIRALQAGRMSVVPGMGNKAITLLTWATPRWLHQAIMARVMGV